The Ornithorhynchus anatinus isolate Pmale09 chromosome 11, mOrnAna1.pri.v4, whole genome shotgun sequence genomic interval gtactgtactaaattctggggcagatacaagataattcgatttaacacagtccctatcctacatggagctcacagtctaagggggagggagaacagggtttaatccccattttagatatgaggaaactgaggttcagggaggttatgtgaattgcccaacatcacacagcaggcaaattgcagagccagaattataatccaggtcctctgactaccaggcccatgttctttccactaggccacaagtgCTGCTTGTGATCAGTCATAGctcttccattcactcattcattcatttatttttaatggtatttgttaagtgcttactatttgccaagcactgtactaagtgctggggtagatacaatattggacacagtcctcgtcccacatggggctcacagtcttaatccccattttacagatgaggtaattgaggctcagagaagtgaagtggcgtgcctgaggtcacacacagacaagtagtggagtcacgactattactattattaataacaacaataattgtggtatttgttaagcgcttactatgtgccaggcactgtattaggcgctggggtggatacaagcaaattgggttgtacacagtccctgtcccatgtggggctcacagtctcaatccccattttacagatgaggtaactgaggcacagagaagttaactgacttgcccaaggtcacacagcacacaagtggcggagccgggattagaacccagaatctcgtgcctcccaggcccatgctctatcctgcttctctattaaaacccacgacctctgaatccaaggcccgtgctctttccacccggccatgctgcttctggtcagTCACCACTCCAGAGGAAGAGTAAGGACCAACTGTGGAAATGGCAACATCCTGCAAGGTGAGGGGGCTTCCCAGATGAGAAGCGGACGGTCCAGTGGGGAAGAGGTGTTTCCCTTTCTGTTGATACTTGATATGCCCACTGCAGCCTGGGATCAGGGAGGTGGAACACCTTTCCCACACCCAGGCACAGAAACACTCCTTCCCTTGTTCCCCAAACCTCAAACCCTAAAGACTGAGTCAGgatagaggaaagaaaaaaagggaaaagggtaACGGACAGCAAAGGggaatgggaagaagagaggaagtgaaCAAGTGACTAAAAGGGACAGTATGGAGCTTCCGTCTGCCTGACGCTTGGGAAAGTCCTGAAAGTCTATATGATCATCCTTCAGGGGACACTTTCTTCTCACCAAATAATCAACCCATCTCCAAGATAACTTCATTAGAACCATTTGAAATCCCACCTTCCTGATTTCAAGAAGCCCTCCGCCCTCCACCCCAAGGTTATCACAGTCACCTTCCTGCTCTCCTGCCATTATCAGGTGGGAACTCAACGATGCCAGCGTCAACCTCGTCCTGGTCTCCCGACAAGCTCCAGAGACAACGAAGGCCTCGAAGCTGCCTGCACCACACTGGGCCAAGCTTCTTCCCGCTTGTCCCTCTTGCTTTGCCCTTCTGCTCCGTAGGGTCTCGGTGTTGCGGCGGGGGAGGGTCCCGCGTCCCCgtcctcactcccctccctccgcccacgCCACGCGGTTCCTCTGGGAACCCGTCTCCCTTACCTAGATGCCGCGATTTCCGCTTTCTGCTTGGCGATGGTGGCCGCCCTCTCGGCTGCCTCCACAGCCCGGTCGACCTTCTCGCGGATCTTGCTGGCTCTCAGGGGGATGAGGTTCTTGCGCTTGCCGCTCACCAAGATGTTCTGCTtgtacttcccttcctccttggtGCCATCCGGAAAAGTCATGCACCCGTAGCCATGCCGCTTGTTGTTGGCCCACTCCCCCTCGTACTTGAGCCCGTCCGAGCGCTGGCTCAGCCCGAAGCCCGACCTCTTGTCGTTCTTCCACTCGCCCACGTAGGTCTCGGTGGTGGTGGCGTCGATGTCGTCCTCGATGACGGACAGCTCCGCCTCGCCCTCCCCCAGGCTGATGGTGGAGTTGATGTCGCTGGCGGTGGAGCTGACCGTGCTCATGCCCGCCTCGCTGCGGAAGGAGCTCTGCTTGCTCCGCTGGCTGGCCAGCGAGCTCTTGGACTCTGACTTGCGCAGCTTCAGCCCACTCAGCAGCGACCGCCGGAACAACCCCTTCTTCTTGCTCTTGAGGATCTCGGCGTCGCTGTGGGCCATGAGGACGAAGCCCCCCCGGGACACGGCGGGGCTGCCAGCCACCGCGGGGGACGAGTCCGGGTGCAGGGCGGTGCCATTGGTGTGCTCGCTGCGCAGCGAGTTGATGGACGTCCTcaggggcgacctgatgaccgcAGCCATGCCATATGGCACGCTCTGCCGGACGCCATAGCCCTGGCGCATCCCTCCGACCCACTGGCCCTGGTACGTCCCTGGGGAGGCAAAGACAAAACAGTGAGCTGGCATCACGGCTTGGCCCCCAGCACTGAACGGTGAGGGTCGCCACCTACGGCTCGGCCGGCAGGAGGAATGGCGACTGGGGAGACGGGCCACCGGACCAGGACGGCGATCGCAAAGGGCTGGGCCATGGCAGGATTGCTtgtcgggtagggactgtctctatttgtcgccgaattgtattttccaagccctcagtacagtgttctgcacacagtaagcgctcaataaatacgactgaatgaatgactggctgaatgaatgaaaaatagccGCCTACTTGGTTGTTTAAACCGAGGTGGATGTATACAGGTAGCTCTACTTGTCTGGAAGTTTCCTTTGTTAATgtttgcaaaattcattcattcaattgtatttattgagcacttactgtgtgttgagcactaagcacttgggaaaggacaacacaacaatgaacaatgacattccctgggCACAGTGAAAAATCTCATGGCAAGAGATGGAACATCTaaaaactgagagccagagagtaAACTGCTTACATGCAGagttggcaggagggagggtgtgtgagCGTGTGTGAGAACATGTGTGCCTGGGTGTGTATACGCATGTCTGCCAGGAATATCTGTGGTATCTGGCTAATTCCCAGGACTCCCTTCACTTTACTGAAACTGTGCCCTTACCTTCCCCACATCCCTACCTACCTCTTGCACAACAATCAGAAAGAAGTAGGAGGCCCTGCTCCTCTTGTCCTGTCCCCTGCACCTGTCCTTCTACACTCTGGCAGTTTTGCTCTTAACTAGGGTGAACCACAGAGATCTGCCGCCCGCTCCTTTTCCTGGGTGGTGTTCTGTTATTGCAACTTTATGTCATCATGATGTTAGCTCCTCAACCCTGCTGAGGGCTGAGAAACTTCCAGTGACGACTTTTCAGCCATAATTCCCGTAATAGGCTCCTACCAGGTGAGCCTAAGTCCTCCCTAGGGCCTGTAGTTATCATCTTAATCTCTAAGGCAAAGGAGGTCACCAAGGTACTAAGACAACTGGTTTTGGTACTTAGGACCCAAATTCTCCAGGATACAAATGAAAAACTTAGTTGGCCCAAGGCCCAGTGCCTAACTGGAGTTTCATGAGATTTCTTGCTACTTTAGGATCCGTGGAGGAAAATCATTAGCAGCCCAAACTCTCCCTAAAGCTGGAGGAATGAGAAACCTTTATCCTGGTGGGTTTCACTGGAGACGCTATTCTTACAAAGGTAAACGATGAGACTAATCTTTTACACTACATTATCTGTCTCAGCTTGCAGGCTGCTTACTACCTCGGCGCATTTATTACAGAATAAAGCTGAAGAAGAAGGTGTAAAGGGCCTGAATCCTTTGGAGACTCACATACACCCACATGTTATGTTCTATCTGGGTTCCTGATATTTCCATTAAAGTTATTCCAGGGGATAAATCTTCTTCTGGGAATCTTGAAATCTTGAGCAGAAATCTATGcctatggggaaggagagaggaggcctgGACTCTGGGAGTTTTGGCCATTATTGGCCCGAAATTGGACTGATAttgttaaacacacacacacacacacacacaaactcacaattCTGTTATGTGTACAACTATCCTGGTTATCTGCAGAGCGACAGAACAATGAAGTTTGCTCATAACTGCCTTTCTGATTCTCTGTCTCCATTTTGCATCACCCTACAAACACCTGAGAAAAAGCATTTTAGAACAAATCAGAGGCAGTGCAGTAGCAAAGCCTAGCCTACCTGGTGACtagacatcaatcaatctatcaatcgtatctattgagcacttatgtgcagagcactgtgctaagcgactgggagattaagcttgttgtgggcagggaatttgtctgcttattgttgtattgtactctcccaagcacttagacagtgctttgcacagagtaagcactcaataaatacgactgaataactacaattcaacaaaattagcagataaattctcttcccataatgagcttagcgCCAGTGAGTCCCTGTTTTGAAGCAAGGGCCGAGCCCTCCAATCAGAGGGAAAAGTCAATTTTGTTAATAGGGATCTTACTGAAAAGCCATTGCTCGGATTTTTCCTCTACTAGTTGGTAGGTCTGTGGAGATGGCAGTTCTTTCCACCAGAAGGCCCCTAGGCAAATGGTTGAGATTCACAACCATTCTAATTCCAGTAAGTGAAGCCTGCTCCGTGTgtgcttatgtgtgtgtgtgtgtgtctttttgtGGTTGAGGCAGGCAGGAGAGAAGACTGACAgaggagggatggaaagggaCATGGCTTTGAAGAATCTAGGGACAAAGCAGTCACTTTCAATCCCTGTCGTTTTATTTCTTGACCTCTTGGTTCCTGGGACAGTTGAAGAAATCCCACTGGAAAACAAACCAAACATACAATACCCTCAAGCTATTGTTCTTAATGTACAAGAAAAGCCCTGTTGTTTTTTTTGACAATATGACAAAGACTCCTTAGTTTTGTGTCTGGGAGTCATCTTGAAATATCCATTATCAATATCATCTCACTTCCAATGACTCTAGAACGGTCTTTGGCAACTTTACTTCTGGAACCTCATGGAGGGCTTTACAGACTAACTTCACAGGGTCCagcataaccattattattatttaatatatgTTGAACACCAACAGTATACGCTGGTGGGGGGTTGACAGAAAAGAGAATTACACTTAGTCCTTGAACTCAGGAGTCACCATCTAAATGTAATGAGATTGATTAATGAGTTGCAGCTGTCTCTGGGGTGGAGCCCGGCAGCTATTTAACAGTTGCCCAGCCCAAAGGTTTGAGATAGGAAGAATGATACATTTCAGTGAGAGGATAGGGAGAGTTTTAAGAAAGCTTGGATATTACTAGGACATTGGACATTGTCTAGGACATTATTTTTTGGATGATCTCAACGAGCTGTGTTTGGGGCAGGGGGATTTAGGATTtgtttaaaagagaagcagtttggcctagtggaaagagcacaagctggggagtcagagggcccgagtCTGAAAATGTTGTTTTCAGCAAGATCCAGCTCTCCTAACACCCAATCCGGTTCTCGGTGAACCCTCAACAATCACAGCGGACTTCAGAACAGGTAGTACTTTTGAAACTGCCAGGCAGTTTCAGAGAAATACCATTTGTCTTTATTTCTTTTTAGTTTCTGCTATTGCAACTGGGTAATTTTTGACTTACTCTAATCATCCAACCCAAAGACACCCATATCCGTAGCAATTTGCTTGACTGTAGCAATATTCACATAATCCATCAACCAAAGTGCTTCACACAGCATTAATTACATGAGCGCCAGAGAGAGATTGCCTGTAGGAAAATGCAGCATCCATTATGCGGTCAGTACCCTCCTGGGGCCCAGTGTACGCACCGGGGCCGCTGGCATGGAAACCAGTGGCCAAATCAAATTGCATTTAAAGAACATCCCGATAGTCATCACAATATGTGGAATTAGCTGGTGCTTTTCCTCTGAGGAACTCAAAGCACTTTACAGACATTATCTCACCAACCCTCAGCCGGCCCCCTGAGAGAAAGGAAGGTGCCAGAGGCATTATTCTTCATTGCAGAGGGAGAGATTGTGAACCTAGGGAACTTGAGGCCCAGCACAGAGTTTCAGgctccaaccaccaccaccaggcTTCAATTTTCCTTTCGGGTACAAAACACCTACAGACTTGATCaaatggaaaaacaaagggagaagTGAAAAGTCTGGTCTCCACTTGCTAATTATCTGGCCCactcaaacaaaaaaaaatacatttagccttcattattattattatcaatagcaaTTATATCAACATATTTATATATAACAATTATATATTAATATGTGACAATAATATTCAAAGTAATGAGACCCTAGAAAATTTCTGCCTGCAAAAATCAGTTAGTTGCAGCCGGTTCTGGGAAGGAGAGGATcagattacagtctaaaatgcTTTGATGCCAAATTCACTCTGTTCTTTCCACCCTGGGTTTGCCAGTCTAAGTGTGTGACCAGCTCCTGTTCGGTGCCCAGAGTACTTGACGGGGCTTCCTGTGCTCAGATACGCTACCACCCCCACAGATGGGCCTTAGCCAGGCTTGAAAGCCGCCCACACCAACAGAGATGAAGCCTGGAAGGTGAAAGCTTGGAGACTCATTAAGCGGAGCGAGGGCAGGAGACTTGCTACCTAACTCAGGGCACTCATGAAATATTTCAGTACAAATTTGGCCAAATCAAAAGAGCACCGGTGGCCACACCAATCTCCCTAAGATGACTTCACTCCCTGCTTCATTTCCCCTTAGAGATGGAAACCTGTGATCCCAGGAGCCCCTGTATTGTGGAGAGACTTGGAACCAGGACGTGATACTCTTAACCCTTCCTTGCTCTCAGCTCAGCCCCACTTCTTCCTCCCTGGATCTagtccctcttccttctgaatAGAGACCTGCTAAATAACCACTGCTTCCTAACCTAATAAGTAGCTGGGTACTAACACGTAAACTTTCTGTCTCGGTCTAAAAATAGCTGCGTTTCAGCAGGGTTTGGACCTGTACTTGAGGCCCTTGGGTAACCCAGAGAGTAGGTTAAATCAGGACATTACATTCAGTGGATTGTGCAGTCTATTAAAAGAGGATATCTGCCAGGAGATTAATGGTAGTTTACAAAGATAAATGCTGAACATCCTTTCATGGAAGGCCATAAAAGATGGCACTTTTGAGCTTCACTGAGTGTTTGACTCAGGcacactgccttttatctgcaaTCAGCCAACATTTTCAGATAGCAAACTCCTTGACTGACACAGATTCTGCTTGATCTAAAACAGCTCCAGATACAAATACACAGAGGTTGCCACTTCTAAACTTTAGGTTTTCATCCTGGGTATTTCCTTTGGCTTGCTGTGTTGATTCCCTGTGATAGGATCACCaccatcactgccctcaaggtaaAGAGCCAAGATGAGATCCTTTCTGACTGGGTGCAAAGAGGGAAATCCTGCTAGAATCAGTTAGTAAAATGTAGCCCGGGGTAGACGGATAAGCAACAGGCATCTTCAAAATGTAAACAATCTTCTGGGAAAGACTGAGAGATCTGTTATATAAATATAAGCAAGAATATAAGCAGACATGAGGAAAGAACTGCTGAATGCCAAATACCTGAGATTATCCGCAAATGAACCGAAGTGGcaggggagtaggagggagaaaaacaggggaatagaggaagaaagaaaaatagggagaagcaggagagaaagaaatgaggggaaaaggatCTTGTTAAATTGGAAAAACGGATGGTAAGGAAAGGAAAATAGGAGAGCGGAAAATGGCTGGCATATTACTAAATAGCTCCTGATTCTACCTCTGCCCAAGAGAGGCTGAAGGGTGTTACCCCCTAAAGAGATACCTCTCTCTGTCTCGTCTTATAGGGGAGGAATTAGCGTGCTGATATGAGGCCAGAAAACACTGCGAAATTTAGGAGCCCCTAAAGCAAAGTGGCATGTCCAGATAACAGAGTTATTCCTGCAAATGGAAGTAAGAGCGGAGATGAGGCAATTTGGAGGAGATAGGCAGCAGATATAAAGGCTGGAGTGTGGCAAAAGTGTCATCTCTAATTACAAAAAAACCCACTAGATTCCAGAGCAGGGAGCTCAGAATCTCCATAGAGAAGGTGTGAGAAATTACACTGCAGACAGGGTTACTGGTGCAATGTAATGAAAAGCAGGGTCTAGTCAGATtcccccagctcaccctctttgAGGAGGTATAGGAAAAGTTTAGGGATgaggttggatggagaagaaggaccGGAACACCGGAACGCACGGGGGTGAGCAGCAGACAGAGtgaagcccgggccagggagaagTGGACCGAAGAAATATCGTGACACCAAATTATCAGCAAGCAGAAAAGAGCTCACTCAGTGGAATGGGATTGATGCTCTGCAGAAATGCAACTGCCCCAAAAGACAGACTCTGGCCTAAATTAACACAAACTATATAGGGAATCCCCCTACAACGTGAGGCTTGGTTCTTATAGGACCTCATGTTATGGGAAGGTCTGTGTTACAGTAACCATTGAGTCAGTGGGAATAACTGAgtcgggtgtagacaacttgcatttttcaatacaaattcctattcattcatttaatcgtatttactgagctcttactgtgtgcaaagcactgttctaagcccttggaagagtacagtgtaacgacaaacagacacattcccttcccacaaagaacaCCACCAGCAGACTGCTTTGCACCCTTTACACTCATTGCTCCCTTACTTTTTTAAATACTGTAAAGTTGTAGAACTACAAAGAAATACTATATAGCCTAGTACAATGAGGCTGAGGCAGGGGCCGGAAAGCAGAGCATTATCATGCCTTACCGACACCCAGTGCATTCACAGAATCGTTTCTCCCTATATGCCAACTTGTGGATCGTGTTGGGTCAGAACAGGTGTACGTTGCAGGAAGGAACTGCCCTaactctgccaatcaatcaatattatttattcagtactcaatgtgtgtagagaagcagcatggcttatgggaagcagcgtggctcagtggaaagagcatggggttgggagtcagaggtcatgggttcgaatgccagatctgacacttgtcagctgtgtgactgtgggcaagtcacttcacttctctgtgcctcagttacctcatctgtaaaatggggattaagactgtgagcctcatgtgggacaacctgattaccctgtatacgccagcgcttagaacagtgctctgcacagagtaagcacttaacaaataccaatattattattattagagcgctgtactaagtacttgggagaattcaacagagttggtagcccctgccctcaaggggcttaccatCCAGTATCCATCATGTTATATCTAAATCAGGTGAGGAAAAAATGTGTAACATCAGAAAAGGGGAATACTCTGCCactcaggagaggatggaggggttCCCTTCTCACCCCTCAGTGCCAGTTTCAGACCTTTTCACAACCTCCATCATTTACCTTCATTCACATCACCCACCCCTATCACCTACTAGAGCTACAGATTTCAAATGACCACACATCAAGATTTTTGGCCCTTTGCCAGCTGTCT includes:
- the JPH3 gene encoding junctophilin-3 isoform X2, with protein sequence MSSGGRFNFDDGGSYCGGWEDGKAHGHGICTGPKGQGEYTGSWSHGFEVLGVYTWPSGNTYQGTWAQGKRHGIGLESKGKWVYKGEWTHGFKGRYGVRECTGNGAKYEGTWSNGLQDGYGTETYSDGGTYQGQWVGGMRQGYGVRQSVPYGMAAVIRSPLRTSINSLRSEHTNGTALHPDSSPAVAGSPAVSRGGFVLMAHSDAEILKSKKKGLFRRSLLSGLKLRKSESKSSLASQRSKQSSFRSEAGMSTVSSTASDINSTISLGEGEAELSVIEDDIDATTTETYVGEWKNDKRSGFGLSQRSDGLKYEGEWANNKRHGYGCMTFPDGTKEEGKYKQNILVSGKRKNLIPLRASKIREKVDRAVEAAERAATIAKQKAEIAASR